In Haloplanus rubicundus, one DNA window encodes the following:
- a CDS encoding DUF7860 family protein, with product MTGRYGDLDYPTLAKRGTLLGLCLFAVGAAGELGAHAMGLQLPAWEATLLFDAEVLGVALFLLSPLVFGVALPLTE from the coding sequence ATGACCGGACGCTACGGCGACTTGGACTACCCGACGCTGGCGAAACGCGGGACGCTCCTCGGCCTCTGTCTGTTCGCGGTGGGCGCCGCGGGCGAACTCGGCGCCCACGCCATGGGTCTGCAACTCCCGGCGTGGGAGGCGACGTTGCTGTTCGACGCCGAAGTCCTCGGCGTCGCCCTCTTCTTGCTCTCGCCGCTCGTGTTCGGGGTTGCCCTCCCGCTGACGGAGTGA
- the ahaH gene encoding ATP synthase archaeal subunit H, protein MPRPEVLERIKAAEEEAEEIVAEAERDRDDRIAEARERADEIRAEAEEEAEEMAERRLEEAESETEAEATELREEGQAAREELIAQAEAQMDEAVEYAITQFEEAVHAQT, encoded by the coding sequence ATGCCGAGACCAGAGGTTCTCGAACGAATCAAGGCGGCCGAGGAGGAGGCCGAGGAGATCGTCGCGGAGGCGGAACGGGACCGCGACGATCGGATCGCGGAGGCGCGTGAGCGCGCCGACGAGATTCGCGCCGAGGCCGAGGAGGAGGCCGAGGAGATGGCCGAACGCCGCCTCGAGGAAGCCGAATCGGAGACCGAAGCCGAGGCGACGGAGCTTCGCGAGGAGGGGCAGGCGGCCCGCGAGGAACTCATCGCCCAGGCCGAGGCACAGATGGACGAGGCCGTCGAGTACGCCATCACACAGTTCGAGGAGGCGGTGCATGCTCAGACCTGA
- a CDS encoding V-type ATP synthase subunit I, which produces MLRPEQMSKVSVTGSKGVMDDVVETVHDCNLLHVTEYDGSWDGFQPGNPIDGAETASEKLVTVRSIESILDVDAEDAGPTRIVTDEALEEELGEIRERVNELEDRRDEIRTELGDVEEQIAAVEPFATLGIDLDLLSGYDTLDVIVGEGKREAVERAVVDADGIDAVGIFSEDDIVAVFARPAETADDDVLTDALVGVDFTALEVPDAEGAPEEYVTELEHRQQQLENKRRTVENELEEVKLDAAGFLLAAEEKLSIDVQKREAPLSFATTDNAFVAEGWIPTEEYTDFAAAITDAVGDHAEVEELERAAFKSDGSEVHEDVSAGSAEGTAATDGGDEIRADGGGNVVMRDDSPPVIPNNPGVVKPFEILTQAVSRPKYDEFDPTVVLFLTFPAFFGFMIGDLGYGALYTLIGYYLYSNFEGDAFKSMGGVTIFAGLFTMLFGILYGEFFGLHLIATYFWEGALGLSHPPMEKGLSPAGQSYALTWLVVSILVGILHLNVGYVFDFVENLELHDAKHALFESGSWILMLNGLWIAILSPDLVGATPDFVFTIFDGTGAAPEGAEAIHATYALGFNGFPQIVGLLALGAFFLGLILLVVGEPVEAIEFLNVLVNALSYTRIAAVLLAKAGMAFTVNLLFFGVYVTGEGPEAAFHFGLGHMPEVGSMYHGHEVTEIMFGGLVHSGPAMLIVGLLVLVLGHALVLALGVTSAGLQAVRLEYVEFFGKFYGGGGREYEPFGYERRYTTED; this is translated from the coding sequence ATGCTCAGACCTGAGCAAATGAGCAAGGTCTCGGTGACGGGATCGAAGGGAGTCATGGACGACGTCGTCGAGACGGTCCACGACTGCAACCTGCTCCACGTCACCGAGTACGACGGGTCCTGGGACGGCTTCCAACCGGGCAACCCGATCGACGGCGCCGAGACGGCCTCCGAGAAGTTGGTGACGGTCCGCTCCATCGAGAGCATCCTCGACGTCGACGCCGAGGACGCCGGCCCGACGCGCATCGTCACCGACGAGGCGTTGGAGGAGGAACTCGGCGAGATCCGGGAACGCGTCAACGAACTCGAGGATCGCCGCGACGAGATCCGCACGGAACTCGGCGACGTCGAGGAGCAGATAGCGGCCGTCGAGCCGTTCGCCACGCTCGGCATCGACCTGGATCTGCTCTCGGGCTACGACACGCTCGACGTGATCGTCGGCGAGGGCAAACGCGAGGCCGTCGAGCGCGCCGTCGTCGACGCCGACGGCATCGACGCCGTCGGGATATTCTCCGAGGACGACATCGTCGCGGTGTTCGCCCGCCCGGCGGAGACGGCGGACGACGACGTGCTCACCGACGCGCTGGTCGGCGTCGACTTCACCGCGCTGGAGGTGCCCGACGCCGAGGGCGCCCCGGAGGAGTACGTCACCGAGCTCGAACACCGACAACAGCAGCTCGAAAACAAACGCCGTACCGTCGAGAACGAACTGGAGGAAGTGAAACTCGACGCGGCCGGCTTCCTGCTGGCCGCCGAGGAGAAACTCTCGATAGACGTCCAGAAACGGGAGGCGCCGCTCTCTTTCGCGACGACCGACAACGCGTTCGTCGCGGAGGGGTGGATCCCGACCGAGGAGTACACCGACTTCGCGGCGGCCATCACCGACGCCGTCGGCGATCACGCCGAGGTCGAGGAGCTGGAGCGCGCGGCGTTCAAGTCCGACGGCAGCGAGGTCCACGAGGACGTCTCGGCCGGGAGCGCCGAGGGCACCGCGGCCACCGACGGCGGGGACGAGATCCGCGCCGACGGCGGCGGCAACGTCGTCATGCGCGACGACTCGCCGCCGGTCATCCCGAACAACCCCGGCGTCGTCAAGCCGTTCGAGATCCTGACCCAGGCCGTCAGCCGGCCGAAGTACGACGAGTTCGACCCCACGGTCGTGCTCTTCCTGACGTTCCCGGCCTTCTTCGGGTTCATGATCGGCGACTTGGGCTACGGCGCGCTCTACACCCTGATCGGGTACTACCTCTACTCCAACTTCGAGGGTGACGCGTTCAAGAGCATGGGCGGTGTCACGATCTTCGCCGGGCTGTTTACGATGCTCTTTGGCATCCTCTACGGCGAATTCTTCGGCCTGCACTTGATCGCGACGTACTTCTGGGAGGGTGCGCTCGGCCTCTCGCACCCGCCGATGGAGAAGGGCCTCTCGCCCGCAGGGCAGTCCTACGCCCTGACGTGGCTCGTCGTGAGCATCCTGGTGGGCATCCTCCACCTCAACGTGGGCTACGTCTTCGACTTCGTCGAGAACCTCGAACTCCACGACGCGAAACACGCGCTCTTCGAGAGCGGGTCGTGGATCCTGATGTTGAACGGGCTCTGGATCGCCATCCTCTCGCCCGACCTCGTCGGCGCCACGCCCGACTTCGTGTTCACCATCTTCGACGGCACGGGCGCCGCGCCGGAGGGCGCCGAGGCGATTCACGCCACCTACGCGCTCGGGTTCAACGGGTTCCCACAGATCGTCGGCTTGCTCGCCCTCGGGGCCTTCTTCCTGGGGTTGATCCTGCTCGTCGTGGGCGAACCCGTCGAGGCCATCGAGTTCCTGAACGTGCTGGTGAACGCGCTGTCGTACACCCGGATCGCCGCGGTGTTGCTGGCGAAGGCGGGGATGGCCTTCACGGTCAACCTGCTGTTCTTCGGCGTGTACGTCACCGGCGAGGGACCCGAAGCGGCGTTCCACTTCGGGCTCGGCCACATGCCCGAAGTCGGGTCGATGTACCACGGCCACGAAGTGACCGAGATCATGTTCGGCGGGCTGGTTCACTCCGGCCCGGCGATGCTGATCGTCGGCCTCCTCGTGCTCGTCCTCGGCCACGCGCTCGTCCTCGCGCTCGGCGTGACGAGCGCTGGCCTGCAGGCGGTGCGTCTCGAGTACGTGGAGTTCTTCGGGAAGTTCTACGGCGGCGGCGGTCGGGAGTACGAGCCGTTCGGCTACGAGCGGCGGTATACGACCGAAGACTGA
- a CDS encoding ATP synthase subunit K: MYELATQLASVVLQAEGAAAPAIPPTAAAALAVGLAAFGAGYAERGIGAAAVGAVAEDQDLFVQGLIFTVLPETLVILALVVVFLV, translated from the coding sequence ATGTACGAACTCGCAACGCAGCTGGCATCCGTCGTACTGCAGGCAGAAGGGGCAGCGGCACCGGCCATTCCGCCCACCGCCGCCGCGGCACTGGCCGTCGGGCTGGCCGCATTCGGCGCGGGGTACGCCGAGCGCGGTATCGGCGCGGCCGCCGTCGGCGCCGTCGCCGAGGACCAGGATCTCTTCGTTCAGGGGCTGATTTTCACAGTCCTGCCGGAGACCCTCGTGATCCTCGCGCTGGTCGTCGTGTTCCTGGTCTGA
- a CDS encoding V-type ATP synthase subunit E: MSLETVAEDIRDEARARAEDIREEGEERAEEIIADAEADAEEIREEREAAVEREIEQRREQAISSAKLEAKQARLEARRDALEEVREEVEAAIVDIDGERRRSLTETLLEAAAEEFEETESVSVYGRADDQELLEDLLDGYEGFSVAGEHDCLGGVVVESEESRVRVNNTFDSILETVWEDNLKELSNRLFER; encoded by the coding sequence ATGAGTTTAGAAACAGTTGCCGAGGACATTCGAGACGAGGCCCGCGCGCGTGCGGAGGACATCCGCGAAGAGGGCGAAGAGCGCGCCGAAGAGATCATCGCCGACGCCGAGGCCGACGCGGAGGAGATCCGCGAGGAGCGCGAGGCCGCGGTCGAACGCGAGATCGAACAGCGGCGCGAACAGGCGATCTCCAGCGCGAAACTCGAGGCCAAGCAGGCTCGGCTGGAGGCCCGCCGCGATGCGCTGGAAGAGGTCCGCGAGGAGGTCGAGGCCGCCATCGTCGACATCGACGGCGAGCGCCGCCGGTCACTGACCGAGACGCTCCTCGAGGCGGCCGCCGAGGAGTTCGAGGAGACGGAGTCGGTCTCCGTCTACGGTCGCGCGGACGATCAGGAACTGCTCGAAGACCTGCTCGATGGGTACGAGGGCTTCAGCGTCGCCGGCGAGCACGACTGCCTCGGCGGCGTCGTCGTCGAGAGCGAGGAGTCGCGGGTTCGCGTGAACAACACCTTCGACTCCATCCTCGAGACGGTCTGGGAGGACAACTTGAAGGAACTGAGTAACCGACTGTTCGAGCGATGA
- a CDS encoding V-type ATP synthase subunit C translates to MSASPGSSNPEYVTARVRSRRSALFSDDDYRKLVRMGPAEIARFMEESEYEREINALGARHSGVDLIEYALNRNLAKHFNDLLAWADGRLYDLIARYLRKFDAWNVKTVLRGIYSGADRESVETDLIRAGELDDRLLDRLLDAGSIEEAIDLLDRTMFADPLRAAFDDYEDSGVLVPLENAIDRVFYEQLLSGLVVSEATETYREFLQAEIDFRNARNALRLARSGADVDPSEYFIEGGRLFTAGQLNALASNVDELVATIRESTYGDDLDDALDEFEAANSLISLERALDAALLEYSDRLGFVHPLSVAPVISYILAKEREVDNIRAIARGREAGLSEEEIEEELVIL, encoded by the coding sequence ATGAGCGCGAGCCCCGGCAGTTCGAACCCCGAGTACGTCACTGCCCGCGTCCGGTCGCGCCGTTCGGCGCTCTTCAGCGACGACGACTACCGGAAGCTCGTCCGCATGGGACCGGCCGAAATCGCTCGCTTCATGGAGGAGTCGGAGTACGAGCGCGAGATCAACGCGCTCGGCGCGCGTCACTCGGGGGTCGACCTCATCGAGTACGCGCTCAACCGGAACCTGGCGAAACACTTCAACGACCTGTTGGCGTGGGCGGACGGCCGCCTCTACGACCTGATCGCCCGGTATCTCCGGAAGTTCGACGCGTGGAACGTCAAGACGGTCCTGCGCGGGATCTACTCCGGCGCGGACCGCGAGAGCGTGGAGACGGACCTCATCCGCGCGGGCGAACTGGACGACCGGCTGCTCGACCGACTGCTCGACGCGGGCTCCATCGAGGAGGCCATCGACCTGCTCGACCGGACGATGTTCGCGGACCCACTCCGTGCGGCGTTCGACGACTACGAGGACAGCGGCGTGCTCGTCCCGCTGGAGAACGCAATCGACCGCGTGTTCTACGAACAGCTCCTGTCGGGGCTGGTCGTCAGCGAGGCGACCGAGACGTACCGCGAGTTCCTGCAGGCGGAGATCGACTTCCGGAACGCCCGGAACGCGCTCCGGCTGGCCCGGAGCGGCGCCGACGTCGACCCCTCGGAGTACTTCATCGAGGGCGGTCGGCTCTTCACCGCGGGGCAGTTGAACGCGCTGGCGTCGAACGTCGACGAACTCGTCGCGACGATCCGCGAGAGCACGTACGGCGACGACCTCGACGATGCGCTCGACGAGTTCGAGGCGGCGAACAGCCTCATCTCGCTCGAGCGCGCGCTCGACGCGGCACTGCTCGAATACTCGGACCGGCTCGGCTTCGTCCACCCGCTGTCGGTGGCGCCGGTCATCTCCTACATCCTCGCGAAGGAGCGCGAGGTGGACAACATCCGCGCCATCGCCCGCGGCCGCGAGGCCGGCCTGTCCGAGGAGGAGATCGAGGAGGAACTGGTGATCCTATGA
- a CDS encoding V-type ATP synthase subunit F — MSQEIAVIGSPDFTTGFRLAGVRKFENVPDEQKEEELDDAVMRTLDDDDVGIVVMHDEDMAHLSRTAREAVEGSIEPVLVTLGGGAGSGGLRQQIKRAIGIDLMEED, encoded by the coding sequence ATGAGCCAGGAAATCGCCGTCATCGGCAGCCCTGACTTCACGACGGGCTTTCGACTCGCGGGCGTGCGGAAGTTCGAGAACGTACCGGACGAACAGAAGGAAGAAGAGCTCGACGACGCCGTCATGCGGACGCTCGACGACGACGACGTCGGCATCGTCGTGATGCACGACGAGGACATGGCGCATCTCTCCCGGACCGCTCGGGAGGCCGTCGAGGGCAGCATCGAACCGGTGCTGGTCACCCTCGGCGGCGGCGCCGGCAGCGGCGGCCTGCGCCAGCAGATCAAGCGAGCCATCGGTATCGACCTGATGGAGGAAGACTAA
- a CDS encoding ATP synthase subunit A, which yields MSQADTTVREDGIIDSVSGPVVTAVDLDARMNDVVYVGDEGLMGEVIEIEGDITTIQVYEETSGVGPGEPVENTGDPLTVDLGPGLLDTIYDGVQRPLDVLESKMNSPYLDRGVDAPGIDLEKEWEFTPTVEAGDEVGRGDVIGTVPETVTIEHKVLVPPGALEEGETAEIVAIEDGEFNVDETVAELDNGEEIRMRQEWPVREARPAGDKQTPTEPLLTGQRVQDGLFPIAKGGTAAIPGPFGSGKTVTQQQLAKWSDADIVVYIGCGERGNEMTEVIEDFPELPDPQTGNPLMARTTLIANTSNMPVAARESCVYTGITIAEYYRDMGYDVALMADSTSRWAEAMREISSRLEEMPGEEGYPAYLAARLSQFYERAGYFQNINGTEGSISVVGAVSPPGGDFSEPVTQNTLRIVKCFWALDADLAERRHFPSINWNESYSLYRDQLDPWFEENVADDYAEVRQWAIDTLDEEGELQEIVQLVGKDALPEDQQLTLEIARYIREAWLQQNAFHDVDTYCEPDKTYLILTTIKTFNDEAFDALEAGVPVEEITAVEALPRINRIGVQEEYEAYMDELKDSITEQIRELY from the coding sequence ATGAGTCAGGCAGACACGACCGTCCGAGAGGACGGCATCATCGACAGCGTGAGTGGTCCGGTCGTGACCGCCGTCGATCTCGACGCCCGAATGAACGACGTCGTCTACGTGGGCGACGAAGGGCTGATGGGCGAAGTCATCGAGATCGAAGGCGATATCACGACCATTCAGGTGTACGAAGAGACCTCGGGCGTCGGTCCCGGCGAACCCGTCGAGAACACGGGCGACCCGCTGACCGTCGACCTCGGGCCGGGCCTGCTGGACACCATCTACGACGGCGTCCAGCGCCCCCTCGACGTGCTCGAGAGCAAGATGAACAGCCCGTATCTCGACCGTGGGGTCGACGCCCCCGGCATCGACTTGGAGAAGGAGTGGGAGTTCACTCCCACGGTCGAGGCGGGCGACGAGGTCGGCCGCGGCGACGTCATCGGCACCGTCCCCGAGACGGTGACCATCGAGCACAAGGTGCTCGTGCCGCCGGGCGCCCTCGAGGAAGGCGAGACGGCGGAGATCGTCGCCATCGAGGACGGCGAGTTCAACGTCGACGAGACGGTGGCCGAACTCGACAACGGCGAAGAGATCCGGATGCGCCAGGAGTGGCCGGTGCGTGAGGCACGCCCCGCCGGCGACAAGCAGACGCCGACGGAGCCGCTCCTGACCGGCCAGCGGGTGCAGGACGGCCTGTTCCCCATCGCCAAGGGCGGGACGGCGGCGATTCCGGGGCCGTTCGGTTCCGGAAAGACCGTCACCCAGCAGCAGTTGGCGAAGTGGTCCGACGCGGACATCGTCGTCTACATCGGCTGTGGCGAGCGCGGCAACGAGATGACCGAGGTCATCGAGGACTTCCCGGAACTGCCCGACCCGCAGACGGGGAACCCGCTGATGGCCCGGACGACGCTCATCGCCAACACGTCGAACATGCCCGTCGCCGCACGGGAGTCCTGCGTGTACACGGGCATCACCATCGCGGAGTACTACCGCGACATGGGGTACGACGTGGCGCTGATGGCCGACTCCACCTCGCGGTGGGCGGAGGCCATGCGCGAGATCAGTTCGCGCCTGGAGGAGATGCCCGGCGAGGAGGGGTATCCGGCCTACCTCGCCGCGCGGCTCTCCCAGTTCTACGAGCGCGCGGGCTACTTCCAGAACATCAACGGCACGGAAGGCTCCATCTCCGTGGTCGGCGCCGTCTCGCCGCCCGGTGGCGACTTCTCCGAGCCGGTCACGCAGAACACGCTCCGCATCGTGAAGTGTTTCTGGGCGCTCGACGCCGACCTGGCCGAGCGCCGGCACTTCCCTTCGATCAACTGGAACGAGTCCTACTCCCTCTACCGGGACCAGCTCGACCCGTGGTTCGAAGAGAACGTCGCGGACGACTACGCCGAGGTCCGCCAGTGGGCGATCGACACGCTCGACGAGGAGGGCGAACTCCAAGAGATCGTCCAGCTCGTCGGCAAGGACGCGCTGCCGGAGGACCAGCAGCTCACCCTCGAGATCGCGCGGTACATCCGCGAGGCGTGGCTCCAGCAGAACGCGTTCCACGACGTCGACACCTACTGCGAACCCGACAAGACGTACCTCATCCTCACGACGATCAAGACGTTCAACGACGAGGCGTTCGACGCCCTCGAAGCCGGCGTCCCCGTCGAGGAGATCACGGCCGTCGAGGCCCTGCCTCGCATCAACCGCATCGGCGTTCAGGAGGAGTACGAGGCGTACATGGACGAACTGAAAGACTCGATTACCGAGCAGATCCGGGAGCTGTACTGA
- a CDS encoding ATP synthase subunit B — MKEYKTITEISGPLVFAEVDKPIGYDEMVEIETADGEIRRGQVLESEDGLVAIQVFEGTSGIDKNAFVRFQGETLKMKLTEDLLGRVLSGSGEPIDDGPAIEPEKREDIVGAAINPYSREYPEEFIQTGVSAIDGMNTLVRGQKLPIFSGSGLPHNELALQIARQASVPEEEEGGEGSEFAVIFGAMGITAEEANEFMDDFERTGALERSVVFMNLADDPAVERTVTPRMALTTAEYLAFEKDYHVLVILTDMTNYCEALREIGAAREEVPGRRGYPGYMYTDLAQLYERAGRIQGRDGSVTQIPILTMPGDDDTHPIPDLTGYITEGQIYVDRDLNSQGVQPPVNVLPSLSRLMDDGIGEGLTRADHADVSDQMYAAYAEGEDLRDLVNIVGREALSDRDNKYLDFADEFEREFVDQGFDTNRDIDETLDIGWDLLSNLPKEELNRIDEELIAEHYREDAVEEEATAD; from the coding sequence ATGAAAGAGTACAAGACGATCACCGAGATCAGCGGCCCGCTGGTGTTCGCCGAGGTCGACAAACCCATCGGCTACGACGAGATGGTGGAAATCGAGACCGCCGACGGCGAGATCCGCCGGGGGCAGGTGCTCGAGTCCGAGGACGGCCTCGTCGCCATCCAGGTGTTCGAAGGCACTTCGGGCATCGACAAGAACGCGTTCGTCCGCTTCCAGGGCGAGACGCTGAAGATGAAGCTGACCGAGGACCTCCTCGGTCGCGTTCTCTCCGGGTCGGGCGAACCCATCGACGACGGGCCCGCAATCGAACCCGAGAAGCGCGAGGACATCGTCGGCGCGGCGATCAACCCCTACTCCCGCGAGTACCCCGAGGAGTTCATCCAGACCGGCGTCTCCGCCATCGACGGTATGAACACCCTCGTTCGCGGGCAGAAGCTCCCCATCTTCTCCGGCTCCGGCCTGCCGCACAACGAGCTCGCGCTCCAGATCGCACGACAGGCGAGCGTCCCCGAGGAGGAGGAAGGTGGCGAAGGCTCCGAGTTCGCCGTCATCTTCGGTGCGATGGGCATCACGGCCGAGGAGGCCAACGAGTTCATGGACGACTTCGAGCGCACCGGCGCGCTGGAACGCTCGGTCGTCTTCATGAACCTCGCGGACGACCCCGCCGTCGAGCGGACGGTCACGCCGCGGATGGCCCTGACGACCGCCGAGTATCTCGCCTTCGAGAAGGATTACCACGTGCTGGTGATCCTGACGGACATGACCAACTACTGCGAGGCGCTCCGTGAGATCGGTGCCGCCCGCGAGGAGGTGCCGGGTCGCCGTGGCTACCCCGGCTACATGTACACCGACCTGGCCCAGCTCTACGAGCGCGCCGGTCGGATTCAGGGCCGCGACGGATCGGTGACCCAGATTCCGATTCTGACGATGCCCGGCGACGACGACACGCACCCGATCCCGGACCTGACGGGCTACATCACGGAGGGGCAGATCTACGTCGACCGCGACCTCAACAGTCAGGGCGTCCAGCCCCCGGTCAACGTGCTTCCCTCCCTGTCGCGCCTGATGGACGACGGGATCGGTGAAGGGCTCACCCGTGCGGACCACGCCGACGTCTCCGACCAGATGTACGCCGCGTACGCGGAGGGTGAGGACCTGCGCGACCTGGTGAACATCGTCGGTCGCGAGGCGCTGAGCGACCGGGACAACAAGTATCTCGACTTCGCCGACGAGTTCGAACGCGAGTTCGTCGACCAGGGCTTCGACACCAACCGCGACATCGACGAGACCCTCGACATCGGCTGGGACCTCCTCTCGAACCTCCCGAAAGAGGAGCTCAACCGGATCGACGAGGAGCTCATCGCGGAGCACTACCGCGAAGACGCGGTCGAGGAAGAGGCGACCGCGGACTGA
- a CDS encoding bacterio-opsin activator domain-containing protein, whose amino-acid sequence MSEGPSSTAVGAPVVPGESSGETTTAASTDAVDEALKTRTMDEAPIGITIADATEPDMPLVYANAAFERITGYPPEYAVGRNCRFLQGEGTRDEPVAKMRAAIENDTSTTVELRNYRRDGELFWNEVTIAPLRDDDGAVTYYVGFQQEVTRRKKAEQAAARRAARIERERAAQELLLDRLNGVVAEVTSGVAEARSRSALERRVVEGLAATYAGAWIGTYQPAEEAVVRGAAAGWTGDDEVAGEDAVAVDESRTDPVGVAVTRAVTDRQVWIQACTDPTTPATAVAAVPLHYGDAMYGVAVVFAENNSEFDDHERAVLRSLGRTVATGINTLESQRTLRSEETIELQFTVMQHPLVDVAGALDCRLAYRGNVADRDRSTSLFELSDATAEAVRAAADGTAVTVHAVLFEGETGCLVELSIVDDSLRGLLADHGAELRDIRVDSSVARFTVEVARESLARSLADAVLERYEGGDLASYRHTERREETRQEFVARLRDELTDRQYAALMRAYTGGFFEWPHEATGDDLAEAMGVCRSTFHEHLRAAQRKLIGAILDR is encoded by the coding sequence ATGTCTGAGGGGCCGAGTTCAACGGCTGTGGGCGCGCCCGTCGTTCCCGGGGAATCCAGCGGCGAGACGACGACTGCCGCCAGCACCGACGCCGTCGACGAGGCGTTGAAGACGCGGACGATGGACGAGGCGCCGATCGGCATCACCATCGCGGACGCGACGGAGCCGGACATGCCGCTGGTGTACGCCAACGCCGCCTTCGAGCGCATCACGGGCTACCCCCCGGAGTACGCCGTCGGGCGCAACTGTCGGTTCCTGCAGGGCGAGGGGACCCGCGACGAACCGGTCGCGAAGATGCGTGCGGCCATCGAGAACGACACCTCGACGACGGTCGAACTCCGGAACTACCGCCGCGACGGCGAACTGTTCTGGAACGAGGTAACCATCGCACCGCTCCGCGACGACGACGGCGCGGTGACCTACTACGTCGGCTTCCAGCAGGAGGTGACCCGACGCAAGAAAGCGGAGCAGGCGGCGGCCCGCCGGGCGGCCCGAATCGAGCGGGAACGCGCGGCCCAGGAGCTCCTGCTCGACCGCCTCAACGGCGTCGTCGCCGAGGTGACGAGCGGGGTGGCGGAGGCCCGGTCGCGGTCGGCCCTGGAACGGCGCGTCGTCGAAGGGTTGGCGGCGACGTACGCCGGTGCGTGGATCGGGACCTACCAACCCGCCGAGGAGGCAGTCGTCCGCGGCGCCGCCGCGGGCTGGACCGGTGACGACGAGGTAGCGGGCGAGGACGCCGTCGCCGTCGACGAGTCCCGTACCGATCCGGTCGGTGTGGCCGTCACGCGGGCGGTCACCGACCGACAGGTGTGGATTCAGGCGTGTACCGACCCGACGACGCCGGCGACGGCCGTCGCCGCGGTGCCCCTCCACTACGGCGACGCGATGTACGGTGTCGCCGTGGTGTTCGCCGAGAACAACAGCGAGTTCGACGACCACGAGCGTGCGGTCCTTCGGTCTCTGGGGCGAACCGTCGCCACGGGCATCAACACGCTGGAGAGCCAGCGGACGCTCCGAAGCGAGGAGACCATCGAACTGCAGTTCACCGTCATGCAGCATCCGCTGGTCGACGTGGCCGGCGCCCTCGACTGTCGGCTGGCGTACCGGGGGAACGTCGCCGACCGCGACCGGTCGACGAGCCTCTTCGAACTGTCGGACGCGACGGCCGAGGCGGTCCGGGCGGCGGCCGACGGCACGGCCGTCACGGTCCACGCCGTCCTCTTCGAGGGCGAGACGGGCTGTCTCGTCGAACTGTCGATCGTGGACGACAGCCTCCGTGGGCTGCTCGCGGACCACGGTGCCGAACTGCGAGACATACGCGTCGACAGCAGCGTCGCACGGTTCACCGTCGAGGTGGCCCGGGAGTCGCTGGCGCGGTCGCTGGCGGACGCCGTGCTGGAGCGATACGAGGGTGGTGATCTGGCCAGCTACCGACACACCGAGCGACGCGAAGAGACGCGCCAGGAGTTCGTCGCCCGCCTTCGCGACGAACTGACCGACCGGCAGTACGCGGCCCTGATGCGGGCGTACACCGGCGGTTTCTTCGAGTGGCCCCACGAGGCGACGGGCGACGACCTCGCCGAGGCGATGGGCGTCTGTCGGTCGACGTTCCACGAGCACCTGCGCGCGGCCCAGCGGAAGCTCATCGGGGCGATTCTGGACCGGTAG
- a CDS encoding bacteriorhodopsin: MPQPGSEGIWLWIGTLGMFLGMLYFIARGWGETNERRQEFYIVTIFITAIAFVNYLAMALGFGLTMVTVGGEELPIYWARYTDWFFTTPLLLIDLGLLAGASRNELSSLVSLDMLMIGTGVVATLSAGPGVLTEGARRLVWWGVSTGFLLVLLYMLYGSLDEKASRLSGDAASTFSTLRTLIVVVWLVYPVWWIVGTEGLGVISLYIETAGFMVLDLVAKVGFGIILLSSREVLDAAGSTSPAAEPADD, encoded by the coding sequence ATGCCACAACCTGGTAGCGAGGGGATTTGGCTCTGGATCGGCACGCTCGGCATGTTCCTGGGGATGTTGTACTTCATCGCCAGGGGCTGGGGCGAAACGAACGAACGGCGACAGGAGTTCTACATCGTCACCATATTCATCACCGCCATCGCGTTCGTGAACTATCTCGCGATGGCGCTCGGCTTCGGGTTGACGATGGTGACGGTCGGTGGCGAGGAGCTACCGATCTACTGGGCGCGGTACACGGACTGGTTTTTCACCACACCGCTGCTGTTGATCGACCTCGGCCTGCTGGCCGGGGCGAGCCGGAACGAGCTATCGTCGCTCGTCAGCCTGGACATGCTGATGATCGGGACGGGCGTCGTGGCGACGCTCTCGGCCGGTCCCGGCGTGCTCACCGAGGGCGCGCGGCGGCTGGTCTGGTGGGGCGTCTCGACGGGCTTCCTGCTCGTCCTGCTGTACATGCTGTACGGCTCGCTCGACGAGAAGGCCAGTCGGCTCTCGGGTGACGCGGCGTCGACGTTCAGCACCCTGCGGACGCTGATCGTGGTCGTCTGGCTCGTCTACCCCGTGTGGTGGATCGTCGGCACCGAGGGGCTCGGGGTCATCTCGCTGTACATCGAGACGGCCGGCTTCATGGTGCTCGACCTGGTCGCGAAGGTCGGCTTCGGTATCATCCTGCTGTCGAGCCGCGAAGTGCTCGACGCCGCGGGATCGACGTCGCCGGCGGCCGAACCGGCCGACGACTGA